One Triplophysa rosa linkage group LG21, Trosa_1v2, whole genome shotgun sequence DNA segment encodes these proteins:
- the cmtr1 gene encoding cap-specific mRNA (nucleoside-2'-O-)-methyltransferase 1, with the protein MKRRTEASDEPPKKRKSLRDDTSDEDEESSQRTTSQDSSQSESHSDVEDHKPSFSRPSDSQNAQSSDAPDQSSSEFSMYNSVSQKLMAKMGFRVGEGLGKYGQGRKEIVETSTQRGRRGLGLTLKGFQGDLNVDWQDEPEPSAIEQVTWFPECSTEIPDADELRDWMAVGQKKLKIEDETEFCSEDLLHLLLRCKSVFDDLEGEEMRRARTRSNAYETIRGAFFLNRAAMKMANMDHVFDYMFTNPKDSQGKPQTRDKEGELLYFGDVCAGPGGFSEYVLWRRRWHAKGFGMTLKGANDFKLEDFFAAPSELFEPYYGEGGIDGDGDITLPANISAFRNFVLDSTEGRGLHFLMADGGFSVEGQENIQEILSKQLLLCQLLVAMSVVRPGGHFVCKTFDVFTSFSVGLIYLLYLCFDRISLFKPVTSRPANSERYVVCKGLKPGTDAVRDYMFTINLKLNQLRNSDRDVTEAVPLEIIKGDTDFFQCMINSNESHCAVQIKALAKIHTYVRETSLFEARQADIRKECLKLWGIPDKARVTPSSSDPKSKFHELVKSQGSEMDSFNTRPTALNSGNLDKLQHVLDYRCIVGGGEQVFLLGLGKSQIYTWDGKAPLRWKKLENFKLELPRDTLLSVEIVQELKGEGKAQRRINAVHILDALVLNGTDVRDQHFNQRIQMAEKFVKAVSKPSRPDMNPIRVKEVYRLEEMEKIFVRLEMKITKSSGGMPRLSYTGRDDRHFLPSGLYIIKTVNDPWTMAFSKNSKRKFFYNKQTKESTYDLPPSSVAPFHACHQDRLFWAWEEGVRVHDSQTRVNPDKLSKEDVLSFIHQHCQQ; encoded by the exons ATGAAGAGAAGAACAGAAGCGTCAGATGAGCCTCCAAAGAAGAGGAAGAGTCTTCGTGACGACACTTCAGATGAAGATGAGGAGTCTTCTCAGAGAACCACCAGTCAGG ACTCCAGCCAGAGTGAGTCTCACAGTGATGTTGAAGATCACAAACCCAGTTTCTCCAGACCATCTGATTCCCAGAATGCCCAGAGCAGCGATGCCCCTGATCAGAGCTCTTCCGAATTTTCCATGTACAACAGCGTCTCTCAGAAACTCATG GCTAAAATGGGTTTCAGAGTAGGCGAGGGTTTGGGAAAGTACGGTCAAGGGCGGAAAGAAATCGTAGAGACGTCGACCCAGCGAGGGAGGCGAGGTTTGGGTCTAACTCTGAAGGGCTTCCAGGGCGATCTCAACGTAGACTGGCAAGATGAACCGGAG CCTAGTGCTATAGAGCAGGTGACATGGTTTCCAGAATGTTCTACAGAGATCCCAGACGCGGATGAGCTGAGAGACTGGATGGCTGTGGGACAG aaaaagcTCAAGATTGAAGATGAAACTGAATTTTGCTCTGAGGATTTACTGCACCTGCTGCTTCGTTGTAAG TCTGTGTTCGATGACTTGGAGGGTGAGGAGATGAGGCGGGCTCGCACGCGATCCAACGCTTATGAGACTATACGAGGGGCTTTCTTTCTTAACAG AGCTGCTATGAAGATGGCAAACATGGATCATGTTTTTGACTATATGTTCACTAACCCAAAGGACTCTCAGGGC aagCCCCAGACGCGAGATAAGGAAGGAGAATTGTTGTATTTTGGAGATGTGTGCGCGGGCCCGGGCGGATTCTCAGAGTACGTCCTGTGGCGGAGACGCTGGCACGCCAAAGGTTTTGGGATGACCCTTAAAGGAGCCAACGATTTCAAACTGGAGGATTTCTTTGCTGCTCCCAGTGAGCTCTTTGAGCCCTACTACG GTGAGGGTGGGATCGATGGCGATGGTGACATCACACTGCCAGCCAACATCAGTGCATTCCGTAACTTTGTCCTAGATAGCACTGAGGGGCGGGGCCTGCACTTCCTAATGGCTGATGGG GGTTTTTCTGTGGAGGGTCAGGAGAACATTCAAGAGATTCTGAGTAAACAACTTCTGCTATGCCAGTTACTCGTGGCTATGTCTGTTGTCAGACCAg GTGGACATTTTGTGTGTAAAACGTTCGACGTGTTCACCTCCTTCAGCGTGGGCTTGATCTATCTGCTGTACCTTTGCTTCGACAGGATCTCGCTCTTTAAACCCGTCACCAGCCGACCTGCCAATTCAGAGAG ATATGTGGTGTGCAAGGGTTTGAAGCCAGGCACAGATGCCGTGAGAGACTATATGTTCACCATCAACCTGAAGTTGAATCAGTTGAGGAATTCAGACAGAGATGTCACTGAAGCGGTCCCTCTGGAGATCATTAAAGGAGACACGGATTTCTTCCAGTGCATGATCAACTCCAACGAAAG CCATTGTGCGGTACAGATCAAAGCGTTGGCTAAGATCCACACGTACGTCAGAGAAAC GAGTCTTTTTGAAGCCAGGCAAGCAGATATCCGGAAGGAATGTCTGAAACTGTGGGGG attCCTGATAAAGCGAGGGTCACTCCATCATCATCAGATCCAAAATCAAAGTTCCATGAGCTTGTGAAG TCGCAGGGGTCAGAAATGGATAGTTTTAATACCAGACCAACTGCGCTGAACTCAGGAAATCTGGATAAACTACAGCACGTCCTAGACTACAGGTGCATTGTGGGAGGGGGAGAACAGGTCTTTCTCTTGGGACTTGGG aAATCTCAGATCTATACTTGGGACGGTAAAGCGCCGTTACGCTGGAAAAAGCTGGAGAACTTCAAACTGGAGCTGCCCAGAGACACATTACTGAGCGTAGAGATTGTTCAGGAGCTGAAAGGAGAG GGAAAGGCTCAGCGAAGGATCAACGCTGTCCATATTCTGGATGCTCTTGTTCTCAACGGTACTGACGTCAGAGATCAGCACTTTAACCAGAG AATCCAAATGGCAGAGAAGTTTGTGAAAGCTGTGTCCAAACCCAGCAGACCTGACATGAACCCGATCAG AGTGAAGGAGGTGTATAGGTTAGAGGAGATGGAGAAGATTTTTGTAAG GTTGGAAATGAAGATAACTAAGAGTTCAGGTGGGATGCCAAGACTGTCATACACGGGCAGAGATGACCGTCACTTCCTCCCTAGCGGTCTTTACATTATCAAAACTGTCAATG ACCCATGGACAATGGCCTTCAGTAAGAATTCTAAAAGGAAGTTTTTctacaataaacaaactaaagaATCAACTTACGACCTGCCGCCCAGTTCTGTCGCCCCTTTCCA TGCATGTCATCAGGACAGGCTGTTTTGGGCTTGGGAGGAAGGCGTCAGGGTTCACGACTCACAGACACGGGTCAACCCTGACAAACTTTCTAAAGAAGACGTGCTCTCCTTCATCCACCAGCACTGTCAGCAATAG